In the genome of Alphaproteobacteria bacterium, one region contains:
- a CDS encoding type IV secretion system DNA-binding domain-containing protein gives MSMMKTFTRGGQVTLHNLHMIRQVLVVTIITSLLIGILFFGTKSWFDYTPYERSAAWAYYWAEFKISIPFVKAHKLTQYYTNPDGTQRIVRSIDIHKDRRHQIHAKNVKQQIIDNAWLSLRVTFWVFVIVCGIWLWRGHSTARKRILSGTEVVSAKMLKKLIRNRKEASDLTLAGVPLIKDKEKQHTLIIGTTGSGKTNCIHELLQQIRVKKQRAIIVDMTGAFIEKYYRPEKDIILNPQDARSKPWHVWGDCPKSHHIRLIASVLIPSDNKGNESYWTKASRVVFMATAEKLLALNRLNNTEFLRYATNGPIREIESFYSDTQAAAIVNSDAAETVMGVRSNLQAHTECITFFKETDRSFSIREWVQDEKNEGWLFLSSPPQLREEIAPLMTLWTSIATDALMGLPHSQERRLWIVVDELPAIKKLPKLQMMLAEIRKYGGCAILGAQDMSQLDEIYGHNIVKSIANLCSTKVVFRIEGAEIAERMSKWLGVQEVSETMENISYGAHQMRDGVSLNDQRKEKPTIHSDRLMKLPDLQAYLKFPGDYPIAKVEFKIHKLDGVAEGLVEIGTSYE, from the coding sequence ATATCCATGATGAAAACTTTTACTCGGGGTGGTCAGGTTACCCTTCATAATCTTCATATGATTCGTCAAGTGCTGGTTGTCACAATCATCACATCCTTGCTGATAGGCATTTTGTTCTTTGGAACGAAGAGCTGGTTTGATTATACACCCTATGAACGCTCGGCCGCTTGGGCTTATTACTGGGCAGAATTTAAAATAAGTATTCCATTTGTAAAGGCCCATAAACTGACTCAATATTACACTAATCCGGATGGAACTCAGAGGATCGTTCGCTCAATTGACATCCACAAGGATCGCAGACACCAAATCCATGCCAAAAATGTAAAACAGCAGATCATTGACAATGCTTGGCTTTCCCTCCGTGTCACGTTTTGGGTATTCGTGATTGTTTGTGGGATCTGGTTGTGGAGAGGGCATTCTACTGCTCGTAAGCGTATCCTATCCGGAACAGAAGTTGTGTCAGCTAAAATGCTTAAAAAACTGATCAGAAACCGCAAGGAGGCGTCTGATTTGACGCTAGCGGGCGTGCCACTCATCAAAGATAAGGAGAAGCAGCATACGTTGATCATTGGAACGACGGGGTCCGGCAAAACAAATTGTATCCACGAGCTGTTGCAACAGATTCGAGTTAAAAAGCAGCGCGCGATCATTGTTGATATGACGGGCGCTTTTATCGAAAAGTATTATCGACCTGAAAAGGATATCATATTGAACCCGCAGGATGCGCGCTCAAAACCTTGGCATGTTTGGGGGGACTGTCCGAAATCCCATCATATACGCCTAATAGCCTCGGTTCTCATACCTTCAGATAACAAAGGGAATGAGTCTTATTGGACGAAAGCCAGTCGGGTGGTTTTTATGGCAACAGCTGAAAAGCTGCTCGCGCTCAATCGCCTAAACAACACAGAGTTCTTGCGCTACGCCACCAACGGCCCCATCCGTGAAATCGAGTCATTTTATAGTGACACCCAAGCGGCAGCAATCGTGAATTCGGACGCCGCTGAGACGGTGATGGGGGTGCGTTCAAACTTGCAAGCTCATACGGAATGTATAACGTTTTTTAAGGAAACTGATCGCTCCTTTTCCATTCGGGAATGGGTACAAGATGAGAAAAACGAAGGCTGGTTGTTCTTATCCTCTCCTCCCCAGCTGCGTGAGGAAATTGCACCGCTCATGACTCTTTGGACTTCAATCGCGACCGATGCGCTGATGGGTCTTCCCCACAGTCAAGAACGGCGTCTCTGGATCGTCGTTGATGAGCTTCCAGCCATCAAGAAATTGCCGAAGCTCCAGATGATGCTGGCTGAAATCCGAAAGTATGGCGGCTGCGCAATCCTTGGAGCCCAGGATATGAGTCAATTAGATGAGATTTACGGCCACAACATTGTCAAGTCGATTGCGAACCTCTGTAGCACAAAAGTCGTATTTCGCATCGAGGGCGCAGAGATTGCCGAGCGTATGTCCAAATGGCTGGGTGTTCAAGAGGTCTCTGAGACCATGGAGAACATCTCCTACGGCGCTCACCAAATGCGTGATGGCGTCTCTCTCAACGATCAACGTAAAGAAAAACCCACAATTCATTCCGATCGCCTCATGAAGCTGCCAGACTTACAGGCGTACCTCAAATTTCCAGGGGACTACCCGATAGCGAAGGTGGAATTCAAGATTCATAAGCTGGATGGTGTGGCGGAGGGGCTTGTGGAGATTGGAACTTCTTATGAATAG